From a region of the Vanrija pseudolonga chromosome 2, complete sequence genome:
- the MAK3 gene encoding N-alpha-acetyltransferase 30, translating into MAESIPGAVAGPSTPAVPSPAPAPTSPFIDRRGDTLAVRTFRDEDTDLGHITRLCEEELSEPYNVYTFRYFLSEWPHLTFFVYPSASDPTPIATIICKQDTHRERTNRGYIGMLSVQRAWRRRGIARRLVELAIDEMEARGAQEIVLETEFDNNPSLTLYEKLGFVREKRLHRFYSNGKDAFRLILPLASYPGTESEEADRGRWLVAQGPDSSDLDYILAGPQEMPDMTAGWPDVSRLTLVPPSQRARPDYII; encoded by the exons ATGGCAGAGAGCATACCaggcgccgtcgcgggcccctcgacgccagcaGTGCCatcgccagcgccagcgcccacaTCCCCGTTCATCGACAGACGCGGGGATACCCTCGCCGTGCGCACCTTCCGGGACGAGGACACCGACCTCGGGCACATCACGCGGCTgtgcgaggaggagctgagCGAGCC ATATAATG TGTACACCTTCCGGTACTTTCTCTCCGAGtg GCCACACCTCACGTTCTTT GTCTACCCCTCCGCGTCGGACCCCACACCCATCGCCACCATCATCTGCAAGCAGGACACGCACCGCGAGCGCACGAACAGGGGCTACATCGGCATGCTGAGCGTGCAGCGCGCGTGGAGACGGCGGGGGATCGCAaggcggctcgtcgagctggccatTGACGAGATGGAGGCGCGCGGAGCGCAAGAG ATCGTGCTCGAAACAGAGTTTGACAACAACCCGTCCCTCACGCTGTATGAGAAGCTCGGCTTTGTGCGCGAGAAACGCCTGCACCGGTTCTACTCGAACGGCAAGGACGC CTTCCGCCTCATCCTCCCCCTTGCGAGCTATCCCGGCACCGAGAGCGAAGAGGCCGACCGCggccgctggctcgtcgcgcagggGCCCGACTCGTCAGACCTCGACTACATCCTTGCTGGGCCACAAGAGATGCCAGATATGACGGCGGGTTGGCCGGACGTCTCGCGCTTGACGCTGGTCCCGCCGTCACAGCGGGCACGCCCAGACTATATCATATAG